A single window of Methylobacterium nodulans ORS 2060 DNA harbors:
- a CDS encoding MucR family transcriptional regulator, whose translation MNDSTTTPPAQDLAGLTARIVGAYVAHNAVPTAELPVLIASVHGALAALGRPAEHEAPALVPPVPIRKTVTPDAIISLEDGRPYKSLKRHLATRGLTPEQYREKWGLPPTYPMVAESYAERRSELAKQFGLGRRAEAKAAA comes from the coding sequence GTGAACGACAGCACGACCACCCCACCGGCTCAGGATCTCGCCGGCCTCACCGCCCGCATCGTCGGCGCCTACGTCGCCCACAATGCCGTCCCGACCGCGGAGCTGCCCGTGCTCATCGCGTCGGTGCACGGCGCGCTCGCCGCCCTGGGCCGGCCGGCCGAGCACGAGGCGCCCGCCCTCGTCCCGCCGGTGCCGATCCGCAAGACCGTCACCCCGGACGCGATCATCAGCCTGGAGGACGGCCGGCCCTACAAGTCGCTAAAGCGCCATCTCGCGACGCGGGGTCTGACGCCCGAACAGTATCGTGAGAAGTGGGGTCTCCCCCCGACCTACCCGATGGTGGCTGAGAGCTACGCCGAGCGGCGCTCGGAACTCGCGAAACAGTTCGGCCTCGGCCGGAGAGCTGAGGCGAAGGCCGCCGCCTGA
- a CDS encoding bifunctional DNA primase/polymerase → MTAPTDNPLLLAALDYATRGWPVFPCSPTTKQPLTRKESAPGAKDGGLHLATTDEDQIRAWWTKHPRAMIGIPTGARTGNVLDLDLGDPAVITGAAYLERLREHVGGIPETAIAETGSGGLHLWFRADPDAPIANGANICPALFIPPTEGATRADGRKAKGAAIDVRGEGGYVIVPPSVREDGRAYTWCPGPEDGLSPPTEALLRLMRKEEARAARDAQTEAASRGPWAPRPADGSDPARSLAEGDEAVVRYGRAALDKEIAAVAAAPSGGRNNALNAAALKLGGLVAAGALVESEVREALRSAAEACGLVGDDGLKSVLDTIDSGLRAGLRRPRDLSEVWARAARDERRRQRRAGGSGADQADAAADESCGDAEIDRIAALYPLPRLASPPLFYERHRGRVMVHKEVPAKRRDAAAATVAVPVATPFGMTARIRYLDREDAYGLRIAVEDMSGRPRYIDIERGDLARQGAGEIRALLFAAGLRTEDDGEHIAVRALKAADPKAEILVVSQPGWHELPDLADPFFVCPGGEVIGTPEGSAYELSVSTRMPPSVAASGSLPGWTDAVEAAINVEACEHWTLGACAAFAGPLVSLTGLDTCGLNLSGLSSSGKSTAQKIAVSAWSTPDIRKPGLAQSAKSTVNAMEALAARSSGTVLSLDELAHVTGAEVARMIYTFAGGVGRRRMTADATLRESYTWSTFAILSAECSLEEKVKTDERAEWVAGMAARFADVDVTSVNRSVDRPTLDRIAAIERNFGHAGPAFVRALVADGAHRDPVALRERIMADVKRIAGTAADSTQMRAAIPFALLRRAGELAVSYRLLPAETPVAAAVAWAWNQFMHSSDARALDPEEQVVANLRAWVVQRWNVTLREVGASGGGPREAEGWFDEDAVYVLREKLRAAAGNVMTEEATAGVLRRNALLFKEEKDGRPYLRYVRGLGKVQAYALKRPDFGREVFTNIVDYPGQGRFAS, encoded by the coding sequence ATGACGGCGCCGACCGACAATCCCCTGCTGCTCGCGGCGCTCGACTATGCCACCCGCGGCTGGCCCGTGTTCCCGTGCTCGCCGACGACGAAGCAGCCGCTCACCCGCAAGGAGAGCGCGCCCGGCGCGAAGGACGGAGGCCTCCATCTCGCCACTACCGACGAAGACCAGATCCGGGCGTGGTGGACGAAGCACCCGCGCGCCATGATCGGGATCCCGACCGGCGCGCGCACCGGCAACGTGCTCGACCTCGACCTCGGCGACCCGGCCGTGATCACGGGTGCCGCCTACCTGGAGCGCCTGCGCGAGCACGTCGGCGGGATTCCGGAGACCGCCATCGCCGAGACCGGCTCGGGCGGGCTGCACCTGTGGTTCCGCGCCGATCCCGATGCGCCGATCGCGAACGGCGCGAACATCTGCCCGGCCCTCTTCATCCCGCCTACTGAGGGCGCGACGCGGGCCGATGGGCGCAAGGCCAAGGGCGCCGCGATCGATGTGCGCGGCGAAGGCGGCTATGTGATCGTGCCGCCTTCGGTGCGCGAGGACGGCCGAGCCTACACGTGGTGCCCCGGACCCGAGGACGGGCTGAGCCCGCCGACCGAGGCGTTGCTGCGCCTGATGCGCAAGGAGGAGGCCCGAGCCGCTCGCGACGCGCAGACCGAGGCCGCCTCGCGCGGTCCCTGGGCTCCGCGACCGGCGGACGGCAGCGACCCGGCCCGATCGCTGGCGGAGGGGGACGAGGCGGTGGTGCGCTACGGCCGCGCCGCACTCGACAAGGAGATCGCGGCGGTCGCAGCGGCGCCGAGCGGCGGCCGCAACAACGCGCTCAATGCGGCCGCGCTCAAGCTCGGCGGCCTCGTCGCCGCGGGCGCGCTGGTCGAGAGCGAGGTGCGGGAGGCGCTGCGGAGCGCCGCGGAGGCCTGCGGCCTGGTCGGAGACGATGGGCTGAAATCCGTCCTCGATACGATCGACTCGGGGTTGCGGGCCGGACTGCGACGCCCGCGCGACCTGTCCGAGGTGTGGGCGCGTGCCGCCCGCGACGAGCGGCGACGCCAGCGCCGCGCGGGCGGGTCCGGAGCCGATCAAGCCGACGCAGCCGCGGACGAGAGCTGCGGCGACGCGGAGATCGACCGCATCGCGGCGCTCTATCCGCTGCCGCGTCTCGCCTCGCCGCCGCTGTTCTACGAGCGGCACCGCGGCCGCGTCATGGTGCACAAGGAGGTGCCCGCGAAGCGGCGCGACGCCGCCGCCGCCACCGTAGCCGTGCCGGTCGCGACCCCTTTCGGGATGACGGCGCGGATCCGCTACCTCGACCGCGAGGATGCCTACGGGCTGCGCATCGCGGTCGAGGACATGAGCGGGCGGCCCCGCTACATCGACATCGAGCGCGGCGACCTCGCCCGGCAGGGTGCCGGTGAAATCCGCGCCCTCCTGTTCGCGGCCGGGCTGCGCACCGAGGACGACGGCGAGCACATCGCGGTGCGGGCGCTCAAGGCGGCCGACCCGAAGGCCGAGATCCTGGTCGTGTCGCAGCCGGGCTGGCACGAACTGCCCGACCTCGCCGATCCCTTCTTCGTCTGCCCCGGCGGCGAGGTGATCGGCACTCCCGAGGGCTCCGCCTACGAGCTGTCCGTCTCGACCAGGATGCCGCCGTCGGTCGCGGCTTCGGGCAGCTTGCCCGGCTGGACGGATGCGGTCGAGGCCGCCATCAATGTCGAAGCCTGCGAGCACTGGACGCTCGGGGCCTGCGCGGCGTTCGCTGGGCCGCTCGTCTCGCTGACCGGGCTCGACACCTGCGGCCTGAACCTCTCCGGCTTGTCGTCGAGCGGGAAGAGCACGGCGCAGAAGATCGCGGTCTCGGCCTGGTCGACGCCGGACATCCGCAAGCCCGGCCTCGCGCAGTCCGCGAAGTCGACGGTGAACGCCATGGAGGCGCTGGCCGCGCGCTCGAGCGGCACCGTCCTGTCCCTCGATGAGCTCGCGCATGTCACCGGCGCCGAGGTCGCGCGGATGATCTACACCTTCGCGGGTGGCGTCGGGCGCCGACGCATGACCGCGGACGCCACGCTGCGCGAGAGCTACACTTGGTCCACCTTTGCGATCCTGTCGGCGGAATGCTCGCTGGAGGAGAAGGTCAAGACCGACGAGCGCGCGGAGTGGGTCGCCGGCATGGCGGCGCGCTTCGCGGACGTCGACGTCACCTCCGTCAACCGGTCCGTCGACCGGCCGACGCTGGATCGCATCGCCGCCATCGAGCGCAACTTCGGCCATGCGGGTCCGGCCTTCGTGCGCGCGCTCGTCGCCGATGGCGCGCACCGAGATCCCGTCGCTCTCCGCGAGCGGATCATGGCCGATGTGAAGCGGATCGCCGGGACCGCAGCCGACAGCACGCAGATGCGGGCCGCGATTCCCTTCGCCCTTCTGCGCCGCGCTGGCGAACTGGCGGTGAGCTACCGCCTCCTGCCGGCCGAGACGCCGGTCGCGGCGGCGGTGGCCTGGGCGTGGAACCAATTCATGCACTCGAGCGATGCGCGGGCCCTGGATCCCGAGGAGCAGGTCGTCGCCAACCTGCGCGCCTGGGTCGTGCAACGCTGGAACGTCACCCTGCGGGAGGTCGGCGCGAGCGGAGGGGGGCCGCGGGAGGCGGAGGGCTGGTTCGACGAGGACGCGGTCTACGTGCTGCGGGAGAAGCTCCGCGCAGCCGCGGGCAACGTCATGACGGAAGAGGCGACGGCCGGCGTGCTGCGCCGGAACGCGTTGCTGTTCAAGGAGGAGAAGGATGGCCGCCCCTATCTGCGGTACGTCAGAGGGCTCGGCAAGGTGCAGGCCTACGCGCTCAAGCGCCCCGACTTCGGTCGCGAAGTCTTCACCAATATCGTCGATTATCCGGGACAGGGGAGATTCGCCTCATGA